The following proteins come from a genomic window of Thiothrix winogradskyi:
- the ubiT gene encoding ubiquinone anaerobic biosynthesis accessory factor UbiT, producing the protein MTLTPPAILAKLLTRLPAYPASLAFVSAFNLTVWKSLQELEWDALHGRRFCVHIRDLGIRLGFAVGRSGLQAHAAEEADVTFTATLMDFIRLAMRLEDPDTLFFNRRLLIEGDTDLGLRTKNMLDGVEFDTLLASFPGVVGKMINRVRERALQQAETFTPAH; encoded by the coding sequence ATGACACTAACACCTCCCGCAATACTGGCAAAGTTGCTGACGCGCTTGCCTGCTTACCCCGCTTCGCTGGCTTTCGTCAGTGCTTTCAACCTGACGGTGTGGAAAAGCTTGCAAGAGCTGGAGTGGGATGCGCTGCACGGGCGGCGTTTTTGCGTCCATATCCGTGACCTTGGTATCAGGCTTGGGTTTGCGGTGGGGCGTTCTGGCTTGCAGGCACACGCGGCGGAAGAGGCGGATGTGACATTTACTGCCACGCTGATGGATTTCATCCGTTTAGCGATGCGGCTGGAAGACCCGGATACGCTGTTTTTCAACCGCCGCTTGCTGATTGAGGGCGATACCGATCTGGGCTTGCGCACCAAGAATATGCTGGATGGGGTGGAGTTTGACACCTTGCTGGCAAGTTTCCCCGGTGTCGTGGGCAAAATGATAAACCGGGTACGGGAGCGGGCATTGCAGCAAGCAGAAACCTTTACACCAGCCCACTAA
- the ubiV gene encoding ubiquinone anaerobic biosynthesis protein UbiV, producing MTSAIKLTLGSLLYYWPRQTVLSFYQQVENWAVDTVYLGETVCSRRHELRLDDWLGIAERLNSAGKEVVLATQTLIESESDLKALRKIVDNGPFRVEANEFGAVRLLFEEGMPFVAGSALNVYNPDTLALLASWGAVRWIPPVEMSCTMLAAMPVPAAMETEVFAYGRLPLAFSSRCFTARHYNLQKDACQFRCIDHPDGLTMNTREGEGFLTINGTQTQSGKVHSLVHHLGELVGTPVTALRLSPQRQGMAEVVATFRAALDGELPAAQAATQLATYLPAPACDGYWLGTAGLNPVTV from the coding sequence ATGACATCCGCTATCAAACTCACGCTCGGTTCTTTGCTGTATTATTGGCCGCGTCAGACGGTGTTGTCTTTCTACCAACAGGTAGAAAATTGGGCGGTGGACACGGTGTATTTGGGCGAAACTGTGTGCTCCCGCCGCCACGAATTGCGCCTTGATGATTGGTTGGGGATTGCGGAACGGCTGAACAGTGCGGGCAAGGAAGTGGTGCTTGCTACCCAGACCTTGATCGAATCCGAATCCGACCTCAAGGCATTGCGTAAGATCGTGGATAATGGCCCTTTTCGCGTGGAAGCCAACGAATTTGGAGCAGTACGCCTGCTGTTTGAAGAAGGAATGCCGTTTGTGGCAGGTTCTGCCTTAAACGTTTACAACCCCGACACCTTGGCATTGCTGGCAAGTTGGGGGGCGGTGCGTTGGATACCGCCGGTGGAAATGTCATGCACCATGCTGGCTGCCATGCCCGTTCCGGCTGCGATGGAAACGGAAGTGTTTGCCTATGGGCGTTTACCGCTGGCTTTTTCTTCACGCTGCTTTACCGCCCGCCATTACAACTTGCAGAAAGATGCTTGCCAATTCCGTTGCATCGACCACCCGGACGGTTTGACCATGAATACCCGCGAAGGTGAAGGTTTCCTCACCATCAATGGTACGCAAACCCAATCGGGCAAAGTGCATTCACTCGTCCACCATTTGGGCGAATTGGTGGGAACACCCGTTACCGCCTTGCGCCTGTCACCGCAGCGACAGGGTATGGCAGAGGTGGTAGCAACCTTCCGTGCCGCGCTGGATGGTGAGTTACCCGCTGCGCAAGCCGCAACACAGTTGGCAACGTATTTGCCTGCCCCCGCTTGCGATGGGTATTGGTTGGGAACGGCGGGTTTAAATCCCGTCACTGTTTAA
- the ubiU gene encoding ubiquinone anaerobic biosynthesis protein UbiU, which translates to MPKPLLELICPAGSLPALKSAIDHGADGVYLGLKDNTNARNFSGLNFDAKALAEGIRYAHARNRKVLMALNTFPQPATLKRWQQAVDTAASAGLDAIILADPGLMAYAQKHHPQLRLHLSVQGSATNYEAINFYHEHFGIQRAVVPRVLSLQQVENVVRHTPVEIELFGFGGLCVMVEGRCLLSSYACGDSPNTFGACSPGHAVRWQQTPKGMETRLNGVLIDRYADHEKAGYPTLCKGRFEVQGETYYALEEPTSLNTLEMLPDMHRLGIAAIKIEGRQRSPAYVAQVTQVWRAAIDAVKRNPQGFKAQPAWLAQLDKVSEGSMHTLGAYYRPWK; encoded by the coding sequence ATGCCCAAACCACTACTCGAACTCATTTGCCCCGCTGGCAGCTTGCCTGCTCTCAAGTCGGCGATAGACCACGGCGCAGACGGTGTTTACCTTGGTCTGAAAGACAATACCAACGCCCGCAATTTCAGCGGGCTGAATTTTGATGCCAAAGCACTGGCGGAAGGTATCCGCTACGCCCACGCCCGAAACCGCAAAGTCCTGATGGCGCTCAACACTTTTCCTCAGCCTGCCACGCTCAAGCGTTGGCAACAGGCGGTAGATACCGCCGCCAGCGCAGGTTTGGATGCGATTATTCTTGCCGACCCCGGTTTGATGGCCTATGCGCAAAAGCACCACCCGCAGTTACGCCTGCACCTTTCCGTGCAAGGCTCGGCAACCAATTACGAAGCCATCAATTTTTACCACGAACATTTCGGTATCCAACGTGCCGTCGTGCCGCGTGTGCTGTCTTTGCAGCAAGTGGAAAATGTGGTGCGCCATACTCCGGTGGAAATCGAACTGTTCGGTTTCGGCGGCTTGTGCGTAATGGTGGAAGGGCGGTGTTTGTTATCGTCTTATGCATGCGGTGATTCGCCCAATACCTTTGGGGCGTGTTCCCCCGGTCATGCTGTGCGCTGGCAACAAACCCCGAAAGGCATGGAAACCCGCCTCAACGGGGTGCTGATTGACCGTTACGCTGACCACGAAAAAGCAGGCTACCCAACGCTGTGTAAAGGTCGCTTTGAAGTACAAGGCGAAACCTATTACGCGCTGGAAGAGCCGACTAGCTTGAATACATTGGAAATGTTGCCCGATATGCACCGCCTTGGCATTGCCGCCATCAAAATCGAAGGTCGCCAGCGTAGCCCCGCCTACGTTGCCCAAGTGACGCAAGTGTGGCGTGCCGCGATTGATGCGGTGAAGCGCAACCCGCAAGGCTTCAAAGCACAACCTGCTTGGTTGGCACAACTCGACAAAGTATCCGAGGGCAGTATGCACACCCTCGGTGCTTATTATCGCCCGTGGAAATAA
- a CDS encoding DUF4395 domain-containing protein: MSKLLRFGDTISGYEVPVLNEREIRAAAGILFFFAIITFMNAFLMGNFYPTQVFIVAFLVDFTIRLFINPQFAPSMILGRFAVRNQTPEYVGAPQKRFAWIIGFALALLMFYLMVLNRVVGPINMLVCSACMMLMFFEAAFGICLGCKVYNLFFREKAKLCPGDACEANTRHDIQKVGMAQVASLVVFLGLIGVVGQQLHSATPAAMTHHKAAASDGAANDECTPPDFAVKMGHAEMWKLHHNCK, from the coding sequence ATGAGTAAACTCTTGCGTTTCGGCGACACTATCTCAGGCTACGAAGTCCCCGTCCTCAATGAGCGCGAAATACGGGCAGCGGCAGGCATCCTGTTTTTCTTCGCCATTATCACCTTCATGAATGCATTTTTGATGGGTAACTTCTACCCGACACAGGTGTTTATCGTCGCGTTTTTGGTGGATTTCACGATACGGCTGTTTATCAATCCGCAGTTTGCCCCCAGCATGATTCTGGGACGTTTCGCGGTGCGCAATCAGACCCCCGAATACGTCGGCGCACCTCAGAAACGTTTTGCGTGGATTATCGGGTTTGCCTTGGCACTGCTGATGTTTTACCTGATGGTGCTCAATCGGGTGGTCGGGCCGATTAATATGCTGGTGTGTTCTGCCTGCATGATGTTGATGTTTTTTGAAGCGGCTTTTGGGATTTGCTTGGGCTGCAAGGTTTACAACCTGTTCTTCCGCGAAAAGGCTAAACTCTGCCCCGGTGATGCGTGCGAAGCCAATACGCGCCACGACATTCAAAAAGTTGGCATGGCACAAGTTGCCAGCCTTGTGGTATTTCTGGGCTTAATCGGCGTGGTGGGGCAACAGCTTCACAGCGCAACACCCGCTGCCATGACGCATCATAAAGCCGCCGCTAGTGATGGAGCGGCTAACGATGAATGCACGCCACCCGATTTCGCAGTGAAAATGGGGCACGCCGAAATGTGGAAACTGCACCACAATTGCAAATAA